The following are encoded together in the Thermodesulfobium sp. 4217-1 genome:
- the rpmB gene encoding 50S ribosomal protein L28, translating into MSKFCAICGKGPSAGNNVSHSNRKTRRRFLPNLQKIKVNLEGSVKSVYVCTGCIKTNKAARA; encoded by the coding sequence ATGTCAAAATTTTGCGCAATTTGCGGTAAAGGTCCATCCGCAGGAAATAATGTAAGCCACTCAAATAGAAAAACACGCCGTCGCTTTTTGCCAAACCTTCAAAAGATAAAGGTAAACCTTGAGGGCAGCGTAAAAAGCGTTTATGTTTGCACAGGCTGCATAAAGACGAACAAAGCAGCAAGAGCATAA
- a CDS encoding (Fe-S)-binding protein — translation MAIKRPPFNDISKDLKEPMAPIEMDDLIDILGIDKGEETPLEPTNDSIKNSYDWYLDGHVALSNLYPPKTKEEENEIVRKFLSGFEKLLDPKNNWTMLQVLKTGLDYCVRCQTCSEACHVFVGSGRQEIYRPTYRIEILRRIYKKYFTPEGKLLGSFVGADVDLNWKTIYRLAELAHRCNLCRRCAQRCPVGIDNGYLAREIRVLLSQELGISPAEILEKGSRLQLTVGSSTGLSPMALKDYLEFIEEDTYEKTGIKIKFPINKKGADILLIHNAGEYVSWYENPAAFAILFDAAGINWTISDEPVGYDNINYGLWNDDIEAARVVLRQAKIGKDLGVKRIVIGECGHSTKAFCVIGDRILTGDLASSELSRESCLPLFWEIYKSGAIKFDPSKNNFPVTLHDPCNMVRNMGIVMPQRNVLNAIAPRWREMHPNGVNNYCCGGGSGFAIMQGLNFPQWRNKISSRVKLNQILNAFKEELDPGIPKYVCAPCSNCKGTIRDLFEHYKCKDKFNLTYGGLVELMVNSMVDMKKPYISWDEY, via the coding sequence ATGGCAATAAAAAGACCACCCTTTAACGATATTTCAAAAGATCTTAAAGAACCTATGGCTCCTATTGAGATGGATGATTTGATAGATATATTGGGCATAGACAAAGGCGAAGAGACGCCATTAGAGCCAACAAACGATAGCATAAAAAATTCATACGATTGGTATTTAGATGGGCATGTTGCGCTTAGTAATCTGTATCCACCGAAAACTAAGGAAGAAGAAAATGAAATTGTTAGAAAATTTCTGAGTGGTTTCGAGAAGCTGCTGGATCCAAAAAATAATTGGACTATGCTACAGGTTTTGAAAACTGGTTTGGATTATTGCGTAAGGTGCCAAACCTGTTCTGAAGCCTGTCATGTGTTTGTCGGTAGTGGTAGGCAAGAGATTTATAGACCTACTTATAGGATAGAAATTTTGAGAAGAATATATAAGAAATATTTCACTCCAGAGGGGAAGCTTTTAGGCTCTTTTGTAGGCGCTGATGTAGATCTTAATTGGAAAACTATCTATAGGTTGGCTGAGTTAGCTCACAGATGCAATCTATGTAGGAGATGTGCCCAAAGGTGCCCTGTCGGCATTGATAATGGCTATCTTGCAAGAGAAATTAGAGTTCTTTTAAGTCAAGAGTTGGGCATTTCTCCTGCTGAAATATTAGAGAAGGGTTCTCGTTTGCAACTAACAGTAGGTTCATCTACTGGGCTTTCCCCAATGGCGCTAAAAGACTATTTAGAGTTTATTGAGGAAGATACCTATGAAAAAACTGGAATAAAGATTAAATTCCCAATAAACAAAAAAGGTGCTGATATACTGCTGATTCATAATGCTGGTGAGTATGTATCCTGGTATGAGAACCCTGCTGCATTTGCGATATTGTTTGATGCTGCTGGAATAAACTGGACTATATCTGATGAGCCTGTTGGATATGACAATATAAACTATGGTCTTTGGAATGACGACATAGAGGCGGCAAGGGTAGTCTTGAGACAGGCAAAGATTGGCAAGGATCTTGGAGTTAAAAGGATAGTTATCGGCGAATGCGGACACTCTACAAAGGCATTTTGCGTTATCGGAGATAGAATCTTAACTGGAGATCTTGCCAGTTCTGAGCTATCAAGAGAGTCTTGCTTGCCTTTGTTCTGGGAAATTTACAAAAGCGGGGCGATAAAATTCGATCCTTCAAAGAATAACTTTCCCGTGACCCTTCATGACCCTTGTAATATGGTAAGGAATATGGGAATAGTCATGCCGCAAAGGAATGTACTAAACGCTATTGCTCCAAGGTGGAGAGAGATGCATCCAAATGGGGTCAATAATTATTGTTGCGGCGGAGGTTCTGGCTTTGCAATTATGCAGGGCTTAAACTTTCCGCAGTGGAGAAACAAGATATCTTCAAGAGTTAAGCTAAATCAGATTTTAAATGCTTTCAAAGAAGAGTTGGATCCTGGCATTCCCAAATATGTTTGTGCGCCATGTTCAAATTGCAAGGGAACCATTAGGGACCTTTTTGAGCACTATAAGTGCAAGGACAAGTTTAATCTCACTTATGGCGGTCTTGTTGAACTTATGGTAAATTCTATGGTTGATATGAAGAAGCCTTATATTTCATGGGATGAATATTAA
- a CDS encoding TusE/DsrC/DsvC family sulfur relay protein, with protein sequence MRIFKVKDKEFKIDQEGNLLDFSSWTKDFAEAVAVENKIVLLDIHWKIIDYVRRYYEVDKIMPPKKQIEREFNVSEKDMSGLFPMKYKDGYLYLLSKLAGLPVPTGDI encoded by the coding sequence TTGAGGATATTTAAGGTTAAAGATAAGGAATTTAAGATCGATCAGGAAGGCAATTTATTGGATTTTTCTTCGTGGACAAAGGATTTTGCTGAAGCTGTAGCAGTTGAGAATAAGATTGTGCTTTTAGATATTCACTGGAAGATTATTGATTATGTAAGAAGATACTATGAAGTCGACAAAATTATGCCTCCAAAAAAGCAGATAGAGAGAGAATTTAATGTAAGTGAAAAGGACATGTCAGGACTTTTCCCAATGAAATACAAAGATGGATATCTCTATCTATTAAGCAAATTGGCTGGTTTACCGGTGCCTACTGGTGATATTTGA
- the rsfS gene encoding ribosome silencing factor has protein sequence MEKNNSKLFAREIVNCIKDKQGEDITLLSIGERSIICDYFIIASGNSPIQVKAIADSVAEKCKELGRNVFRVSGYNEGLWVIVDLLDIVIHIFSPMERDYYNLEGFWKDVSVEKIS, from the coding sequence TTGGAAAAAAATAATTCTAAATTATTTGCACGTGAAATTGTAAATTGTATCAAGGACAAACAAGGTGAAGATATTACGCTGCTTTCTATTGGTGAGAGGTCTATAATATGCGATTATTTTATAATTGCTTCTGGAAACTCACCAATACAGGTTAAGGCAATTGCTGATAGTGTGGCAGAAAAGTGCAAAGAGCTTGGCAGAAATGTTTTTAGAGTTTCTGGATATAATGAAGGGCTCTGGGTTATAGTAGATCTTTTAGACATAGTAATACACATATTCTCTCCAATGGAGAGGGACTATTATAACTTAGAGGGTTTTTGGAAGGACGTAAGCGTAGAAAAAATTAGCTAA
- a CDS encoding PilT/PilU family type 4a pilus ATPase, protein MIFDPLFAQVFDEALRLEASDIHLKNDSYPVFRVHGKLEKISSLPFFKDEELRKIILQLLTPDQQKRMFTELGLDFGFTYEGKSRCRANIYFNRGTIGIALRILPMNPYSWAELSLPDVIEKIRKFRQGLVLVTGPTGSGKSTTMASMVDDLNALKSLNIITVEDPIEYVFTDKKSNIIQREVGVDVRSFPEALRYALREDPDIIFIGEMRDQETINSSFLAAETGHLVLSTLHTNNSYSTVDRIVNTFPADQQHFVRLRLSETLKVVMSQTLLPTADNKGRVVVCEVMVVTPHIKDLIAEARLDDMYSDIKNGQYNSMSTLNQALFKLFQDKKIDKTTAVNASYKPSELEQMLKGVYNSADAFGEITGAQNSQKGGDNLH, encoded by the coding sequence GTGATATTTGATCCCTTATTTGCTCAGGTTTTTGATGAGGCCTTAAGGCTGGAAGCGAGCGATATCCACCTTAAAAACGATTCTTATCCAGTATTTAGAGTGCATGGAAAACTTGAAAAAATTTCTTCATTGCCTTTTTTTAAGGATGAGGAGCTAAGAAAGATAATATTACAACTGCTAACTCCAGATCAGCAAAAAAGAATGTTTACAGAGCTCGGTCTTGATTTTGGCTTTACATACGAGGGAAAATCAAGATGCCGTGCAAATATTTATTTTAACAGGGGAACGATAGGTATTGCATTAAGGATCTTGCCTATGAATCCTTATTCCTGGGCAGAGCTATCCTTGCCTGACGTCATAGAAAAGATTAGAAAGTTTAGACAGGGTTTGGTTCTTGTCACGGGACCGACTGGCTCTGGAAAATCTACTACAATGGCATCTATGGTTGACGATTTAAATGCCTTGAAAAGCTTAAATATTATAACTGTTGAAGATCCAATAGAGTATGTTTTCACTGATAAAAAATCAAACATTATTCAAAGAGAAGTTGGTGTGGATGTAAGAAGCTTCCCTGAGGCTTTGAGATATGCTCTTCGTGAAGATCCAGACATTATATTTATTGGTGAAATGAGAGATCAGGAGACCATTAACTCATCATTCTTAGCTGCTGAAACAGGACACTTAGTTTTATCTACCCTTCACACAAACAATTCTTACTCTACAGTGGATAGAATTGTGAATACCTTTCCAGCAGATCAGCAGCACTTTGTGAGACTGAGGCTTTCTGAGACGCTAAAAGTAGTTATGTCTCAAACTCTGCTGCCCACTGCAGACAATAAAGGTAGGGTGGTTGTCTGTGAGGTGATGGTGGTAACCCCTCATATAAAGGACTTAATTGCAGAAGCAAGACTGGACGATATGTATTCTGATATAAAAAATGGACAATATAATTCTATGAGTACTCTTAATCAAGCTTTATTTAAATTGTTTCAGGATAAAAAGATCGATAAAACCACAGCGGTTAACGCTTCTTACAAGCCGAGTGAGCTCGAACAGATGCTAAAAGGAGTGTATAACAGTGCTGATGCGTTCGGAGAAATTACAGGCGCTCAGAACTCCCAAAAGGGAGGGGATAATTTGCATTGA
- the yqeK gene encoding bis(5'-nucleosyl)-tetraphosphatase (symmetrical) YqeK, which translates to MTEKVIEFVKNRLGNTYRFHHTMAVAEEAKYIASFMNVDVERIYVAALMHDTARGLAPEDMYSEAKKYKINISPLDEKRPILLHGLVAANWLIDRLNVFDWEIYEAICLHTTGAPNMGKMAAALFMADKLAITEGSHVDEDLLNARKILPDDIDKVFLWCFTYSFKYLMDNNQELHPVSIDAWNYYCKKENLEVLFGKK; encoded by the coding sequence TTGACAGAAAAGGTTATTGAGTTTGTAAAGAACAGGCTCGGGAATACCTACAGGTTTCATCATACTATGGCAGTTGCCGAAGAGGCGAAGTATATTGCATCTTTTATGAATGTGGATGTAGAGAGGATATATGTAGCAGCTTTAATGCACGACACTGCAAGGGGTCTGGCTCCTGAAGATATGTATAGCGAGGCTAAGAAATATAAAATAAACATCTCTCCTTTAGATGAAAAAAGGCCCATCTTGCTTCATGGTCTGGTTGCGGCAAACTGGTTAATAGATAGGCTAAATGTGTTTGATTGGGAGATATATGAGGCAATTTGTCTTCATACAACGGGTGCTCCGAATATGGGCAAGATGGCTGCAGCGCTTTTTATGGCAGATAAATTGGCTATAACTGAAGGCTCGCATGTAGATGAGGATTTGCTTAATGCGCGCAAGATTTTGCCTGATGATATTGACAAGGTCTTTTTGTGGTGTTTTACTTATAGTTTCAAATATCTAATGGACAACAATCAAGAGCTTCATCCTGTGTCAATTGACGCATGGAATTATTACTGTAAAAAAGAAAATTTGGAGGTCTTATTTGGAAAAAAATAA